Proteins co-encoded in one Campylobacter ornithocola genomic window:
- a CDS encoding molybdenum cofactor guanylyltransferase, giving the protein MSEKIPYPCVILCGGKSSRMGKDKSLLQANDKNLTLYQHEKMSKIFTQVFISTKKDKFHQKNLALILDEDLNNYSPLIALNSILKHFQNTYVFILSVDTPNISKKSIYRLFNHLKSQNILLASTKKHKHYLCGFYHSKNFEKTLQFLQENNHKLAFFCATMKAEFVEFENENEFLNLNYFDDYKKWLHEKNYTNL; this is encoded by the coding sequence ATGAGTGAAAAAATTCCCTATCCTTGTGTGATTTTATGTGGTGGAAAATCTTCTCGCATGGGGAAGGATAAAAGTTTATTGCAAGCAAATGATAAAAACTTAACTCTTTACCAACACGAAAAAATGTCAAAAATTTTTACTCAAGTTTTCATTAGTACTAAAAAAGATAAATTTCATCAAAAAAACTTAGCACTTATTTTAGATGAAGATTTAAACAACTACTCCCCGCTTATTGCTTTAAATTCTATACTTAAACATTTTCAAAATACTTATGTATTTATCCTTAGTGTAGATACTCCAAATATAAGTAAAAAAAGTATTTATAGACTTTTTAATCATCTAAAATCACAAAATATCCTCTTAGCAAGTACAAAAAAACACAAGCATTATTTATGTGGATTTTACCATAGTAAAAATTTTGAAAAAACTTTGCAATTTTTACAAGAAAACAACCATAAATTAGCCTTTTTTTGTGCTACAATGAAAGCAGAATTTGTAGAATTTGAAAATGAAAATGAATTTTTAAATTTAAACTATTTTGATGATTATAAAAAGTGGCTTCATGAAAAAAACTATACTAATCTTTAG